A window of the Isosphaera pallida ATCC 43644 genome harbors these coding sequences:
- a CDS encoding alpha/beta fold hydrolase: MSTTVPSSHRLDRVEEFLAAHPGRRFATPSGPALVYRESGDPSTPPAILVHGNPTWSYLFRRLIDPLAERFRVITMDHVGCGESDRPSEQTYGYRLADRVADLEALMDHLDPNRPFTLIAHDWGALIGLAAAVRRPHRFGRLAVMNTAAFPLPANRPFPRELVVARLPLLGQFLVCRLNLFCKTAARRCVVHPLSTEVRRGFLHPYDSPERRRAVHRFVRDVPLRPGDPSWDLLVQTSEGLQLFQDRPFWIGWGQRDFLFDAPFLEEWRRRVPFAEYALFPNAGHYLLEDDFEAVASALIEFVNRTECIFPPHQRLNPIQA; the protein is encoded by the coding sequence ATGTCCACGACGGTTCCATCCTCCCACCGTCTTGACCGGGTCGAGGAGTTTCTCGCGGCTCATCCGGGCCGGCGCTTCGCAACCCCTTCAGGACCAGCTCTGGTCTATCGGGAGTCCGGCGATCCATCAACGCCGCCGGCAATCCTGGTCCACGGCAACCCAACCTGGAGCTATCTGTTCCGCCGTCTCATCGACCCCTTGGCCGAACGGTTTCGAGTCATCACCATGGATCATGTGGGGTGTGGCGAATCCGACCGCCCCTCGGAACAGACTTACGGATATCGTTTAGCCGACCGAGTCGCGGATTTAGAAGCCCTGATGGATCATCTCGACCCGAATCGGCCCTTCACCCTAATCGCTCACGACTGGGGAGCGCTGATTGGACTAGCCGCGGCGGTGCGCCGGCCCCATCGCTTCGGACGCCTGGCGGTGATGAACACGGCCGCCTTCCCACTGCCGGCGAATCGACCCTTCCCCCGCGAATTGGTCGTCGCGCGGTTGCCGCTGCTGGGACAGTTTCTCGTGTGTCGGCTCAATCTGTTTTGCAAGACCGCGGCCCGCCGCTGCGTTGTCCACCCCCTCTCCACTGAGGTCCGTCGCGGCTTTCTGCACCCCTACGACAGCCCCGAACGCCGTCGAGCGGTCCATCGTTTCGTGCGAGACGTTCCATTGCGGCCGGGCGATCCATCCTGGGATCTCCTGGTTCAAACGAGCGAAGGGCTACAACTCTTTCAAGATCGACCGTTTTGGATCGGATGGGGACAACGTGATTTTCTCTTCGACGCCCCCTTCCTGGAGGAATGGCGCAGGCGTGTCCCCTTCGCCGAATACGCCCTCTTCCCCAACGCGGGACATTACCTGCTGGAGGACGACTTCGAAGCCGTCGCTTCCGCGTTGATAGAGTTCGTGAATCGAACCGAGTGCATCTTCCCACCTCACCAACGACTCAACCCAATCCAAGCCTGA
- a CDS encoding alkaline phosphatase family protein produces MNVMMLGLDGATWDLLDPLIDRGAMPNLAAMRRRGCAGTLRSVFPPLSPVAWTTIMTGKNPGRHGVFEFLEYAHNPLKGRVNTSQSIDSELVWETAARHGKRAVVGAVPMSWPPRPCDGLAFLGDFLAPARASDFSNDPALLADLQRYLGQPYRPWNTAVHDGGREAETIAELTVFLEHHLKTIEFLMNARPWNLFLYNLMAVDRFQHELWHVWDRTHHCARGREAELARLEPAFVDFWRRLDEGLGRILARKPNETMVLLVSDHGFGPIEWFVNFNVWLLDQGFIALRSDWYVRQKAWFYRRGVTPSWFYNLMVKAGTARQRVGRFQGKQRNWLDRLGESMFLSRHHLDWSRTKAYAQGNFGQIFLNLKGRQPQGRVDPAEAPELIAELKEKLAALRHPETCEPLVARVYERSELYHGPHEHLAPDLTVVPGDWRCRTIGLHDFVTRKVVAPSFGPTGDHRMEGILVAEGPGVCPGSRLDTQADLADLAPTMLALLGIPLPDDLDGKPLIELLEPTLAASIQHQTARKRDTNPFPPYPSDADAEDEAVVKQRLADLGYL; encoded by the coding sequence ATGAATGTGATGATGTTAGGGCTGGATGGCGCGACCTGGGACTTGCTCGACCCTCTCATTGATCGCGGGGCCATGCCTAACCTGGCCGCGATGAGGCGTAGAGGGTGTGCCGGCACGCTGCGTTCGGTCTTTCCACCACTATCGCCGGTGGCTTGGACCACGATCATGACCGGCAAGAACCCGGGTCGTCATGGTGTCTTTGAGTTTTTAGAGTATGCCCACAACCCGTTAAAAGGGCGTGTCAACACGTCGCAGTCGATTGACTCGGAGTTGGTCTGGGAGACCGCGGCGCGTCACGGCAAAAGGGCGGTGGTTGGGGCGGTGCCGATGAGTTGGCCGCCACGTCCTTGCGACGGGTTGGCCTTCCTGGGCGATTTCCTGGCACCGGCCCGCGCAAGCGATTTCAGCAACGACCCGGCTCTCCTGGCCGATCTCCAACGGTACCTGGGCCAACCCTACCGGCCTTGGAACACGGCGGTCCATGACGGAGGCCGAGAGGCCGAAACCATCGCTGAACTGACCGTTTTTCTGGAGCATCATCTCAAAACGATCGAATTCCTGATGAACGCACGTCCTTGGAATCTGTTTTTATACAATCTCATGGCTGTGGATCGCTTCCAGCACGAGCTTTGGCATGTGTGGGACCGCACTCACCATTGCGCCAGAGGACGGGAAGCGGAGTTGGCCCGACTGGAACCGGCTTTTGTGGACTTCTGGAGACGTTTGGATGAGGGTCTCGGGCGGATTCTCGCCCGAAAACCAAACGAGACTATGGTCTTGCTCGTGAGCGATCACGGTTTCGGACCAATCGAGTGGTTCGTCAACTTTAACGTCTGGTTACTCGACCAAGGTTTCATCGCCTTGCGATCCGATTGGTATGTGCGTCAGAAAGCCTGGTTTTATCGCCGCGGCGTCACGCCCTCGTGGTTTTATAACCTCATGGTCAAAGCGGGGACGGCGCGTCAGAGGGTAGGGCGATTCCAAGGCAAGCAACGTAACTGGCTGGATCGGCTGGGCGAGTCAATGTTTCTCTCCCGCCACCATCTTGATTGGTCGCGGACGAAAGCCTACGCCCAAGGTAACTTCGGTCAGATTTTCCTCAACCTCAAAGGTCGTCAGCCTCAAGGTCGGGTTGATCCCGCCGAGGCTCCCGAATTGATCGCCGAACTCAAAGAGAAGCTCGCTGCGCTTCGTCACCCGGAAACTTGTGAGCCTCTGGTGGCACGTGTGTATGAGCGTTCGGAACTTTATCATGGGCCGCACGAGCACTTGGCTCCCGATTTGACTGTCGTGCCGGGCGACTGGCGTTGCCGCACAATTGGTCTGCACGATTTTGTCACCCGCAAGGTGGTCGCCCCCTCGTTCGGACCCACCGGAGACCACCGCATGGAAGGGATTCTGGTGGCCGAGGGTCCCGGCGTCTGCCCCGGTTCCCGGCTCGACACTCAAGCCGATCTGGCCGACCTGGCTCCCACGATGCTGGCCTTGCTGGGCATCCCTCTCCCCGACGATCTCGACGGCAAGCCCTTGATCGAGCTTCTCGAACCAACGCTCGCCGCCTCGATTCAACACCAAACCGCCCGAAAACGCGACACCAACCCCTTTCCACCCTACCCCTCCGACGCCGACGCCGAAGACGAGGCGGTCGTCAAACAACGTCTGGCGGACTTAGGTTATCTATGA
- a CDS encoding MFS transporter, with protein MLVWQIVVVVMLTIGYSGYYFCRSNFSVCLPQIGAELVALGLKPDADSAKEFLGILLSMGTLVYAVGKFVNGTVADFLGGSRFFVLAMVMSVGCTFLFAFGQTLPVFTLAWLLNRGVQSGGWPSLMKVSARWFAHRTYGTVVAVISMSFLLGDAAARAFMGWLLDEKAIWGIGTIRAFDWREVFLTVGAILAVVAVLTLILVRESPVKRGLSEPSAHPDNVYGERGEQARPDGLWELVGPMITNPFFLLVCGLSIGATLLRESFINWTPTFYQEELKYDPGQAARLSSLFPLVGAVSVILAGVASDLLGRSGRAMILTAGMTCSALALTLLATSNPASFGLGYVGVITFIAFALLGPYSFLGGAIALDFGGKRGAALACGMIDGIGYFAGVLADLMVAFLSSRLGWPAVFGILAGVAGLSAVVGLCYWLGIIHRHRHGVRQSSATHPTS; from the coding sequence ATGCTTGTTTGGCAAATCGTCGTGGTCGTCATGTTGACGATCGGCTACTCGGGTTATTACTTTTGTCGCTCCAACTTTTCGGTTTGCCTGCCGCAAATTGGGGCGGAGTTGGTGGCGTTGGGGTTGAAGCCCGACGCGGATTCGGCCAAGGAGTTTTTGGGCATCCTGCTTTCGATGGGAACTCTCGTTTACGCGGTTGGCAAGTTCGTCAACGGGACCGTGGCCGACTTTTTGGGCGGGTCGCGGTTTTTCGTGTTGGCGATGGTGATGTCGGTCGGCTGCACGTTCTTGTTCGCCTTCGGGCAGACCTTGCCAGTCTTCACCCTGGCCTGGCTGCTCAACCGCGGGGTGCAGTCCGGGGGATGGCCGAGTTTGATGAAGGTCTCGGCGCGTTGGTTCGCGCATCGGACTTACGGAACCGTGGTTGCTGTGATCAGCATGAGTTTCCTGCTAGGCGACGCCGCCGCGCGGGCATTCATGGGGTGGTTGCTGGACGAGAAGGCGATTTGGGGGATCGGCACGATTCGAGCGTTTGACTGGCGCGAGGTTTTTCTCACGGTCGGCGCGATTTTGGCGGTGGTCGCCGTGTTGACCTTGATTCTGGTGAGGGAGTCGCCTGTCAAGCGGGGGTTGTCTGAACCGTCGGCTCATCCCGACAATGTGTACGGCGAACGGGGGGAGCAAGCGCGTCCCGACGGCCTGTGGGAACTGGTTGGCCCGATGATCACCAATCCATTCTTCTTGCTGGTATGCGGGCTCTCCATCGGCGCGACGTTGCTTCGAGAGTCCTTCATCAACTGGACGCCCACCTTCTATCAAGAAGAACTGAAGTATGACCCGGGGCAGGCTGCGCGGCTCAGTTCGTTGTTTCCTTTGGTGGGGGCGGTTTCCGTGATTCTGGCGGGGGTGGCCAGCGATCTGCTGGGGCGATCGGGGCGGGCGATGATCCTCACCGCTGGGATGACCTGTTCAGCGTTGGCTTTAACGCTTTTGGCAACCTCGAATCCCGCGTCGTTTGGGTTGGGATATGTCGGAGTCATTACATTCATCGCGTTCGCGCTTCTTGGTCCCTACTCGTTTCTGGGAGGAGCGATCGCGTTGGATTTCGGGGGCAAACGAGGCGCAGCGTTGGCCTGTGGCATGATCGACGGGATTGGTTACTTCGCCGGGGTGTTGGCCGATTTAATGGTGGCGTTCCTCTCCAGTCGTCTGGGGTGGCCGGCGGTGTTCGGCATTCTAGCCGGGGTCGCCGGCCTTTCGGCGGTGGTGGGGTTGTGCTACTGGTTGGGGATAATCCACCGTCATCGTCATGGTGTTCGTCAATCAAGCGCGACGCATCCGACAAGCTAA
- a CDS encoding sulfatase, with the protein MTTIIPLGQWCRMQPMRAGATMVLLALGGLVGATHALCGGTPPHLEDRPPNFVILVADDLGWSDLACYGHPFHETPNLDALAAGGARFTAAYAAAPVCSPTRASIQTGRHPARYGLTAHIPGHWRPFEKLAEPPPAQALPLEAETLGERLKAHGYRTGYFGKWHLGGNGFGPTDQGYDEALEFSSHNYPPGQQAKPDQPRRRGPEVLADKAVDFINRQDDRPFLLQVHYFAVHIPLQADPRLEAKYRAKPQVEGRPPARPDYAALLEEMDTSIGRILNALNQRGLDSNTWVVFLSDNGGLERESGGWPGTSNRPLRDQKGTLYEGGIRIPMIARIPGLTKPGTVVETPVVTHDLAPTLLAAAHPSTHTHPPDRFDGLDLRPWIGRPETAPPDRALYWHYPHYHTGRPSGAIQRDGYKLIEFFETGTVELYNLANDLGETHDLAAQPDHAERRQQLLSELRFWRHQVNAQMPQRNPAYDPDKANQWWSRVKVEPVEPPGAYRP; encoded by the coding sequence ATGACTACCATCATTCCATTAGGCCAGTGGTGTCGAATGCAACCGATGCGCGCTGGCGCGACGATGGTTCTGCTCGCGTTGGGCGGACTTGTTGGGGCGACGCACGCCTTGTGCGGCGGGACCCCGCCTCATTTGGAGGATCGTCCACCCAACTTCGTGATTCTGGTGGCTGACGATCTGGGTTGGTCCGACCTGGCTTGCTACGGCCATCCTTTCCACGAAACCCCCAACCTGGACGCCTTGGCCGCTGGCGGTGCCCGTTTCACCGCCGCTTACGCCGCCGCGCCAGTTTGCTCACCCACCCGCGCGTCGATCCAAACCGGACGCCACCCGGCCCGTTACGGCTTGACCGCCCACATCCCCGGCCATTGGCGTCCCTTCGAGAAACTCGCCGAACCTCCGCCTGCCCAGGCTCTGCCCCTGGAGGCCGAGACCCTGGGCGAACGTCTCAAAGCCCACGGATACCGCACCGGATATTTCGGCAAGTGGCACCTGGGCGGCAACGGGTTCGGACCCACCGACCAAGGCTACGACGAGGCGCTGGAGTTCTCCAGCCATAACTATCCGCCTGGGCAGCAGGCTAAACCGGACCAACCACGCCGTCGCGGACCCGAAGTTCTTGCCGACAAAGCCGTGGACTTCATCAACCGCCAAGACGATCGTCCATTCTTACTTCAAGTTCATTATTTCGCCGTTCACATCCCCCTCCAAGCCGATCCTCGCCTCGAAGCCAAATACCGCGCCAAGCCCCAGGTCGAGGGACGGCCGCCGGCTCGTCCCGACTACGCCGCTCTTCTTGAAGAAATGGATACGTCGATTGGCCGCATTTTGAACGCCTTGAACCAACGCGGCCTGGATTCCAACACCTGGGTCGTTTTCCTCTCGGACAACGGTGGTTTGGAACGGGAATCCGGCGGCTGGCCCGGTACCAGCAACCGCCCCTTACGCGACCAAAAGGGCACCCTCTACGAAGGAGGAATCCGCATCCCCATGATCGCCCGCATCCCCGGCCTGACCAAACCGGGAACCGTGGTCGAGACTCCGGTCGTCACCCACGACCTTGCCCCCACTCTCTTGGCCGCCGCCCACCCCTCCACGCATACCCACCCACCCGACCGTTTCGACGGCCTTGACTTGAGACCGTGGATTGGCCGCCCCGAAACCGCCCCGCCCGATCGCGCCCTTTACTGGCACTATCCCCACTACCATACCGGGAGACCCTCAGGCGCGATTCAGCGCGATGGATACAAATTGATCGAATTCTTCGAGACAGGAACCGTCGAACTCTACAACCTGGCAAACGACCTGGGCGAAACCCACGACCTGGCCGCCCAACCCGACCACGCGGAACGCCGTCAGCAACTTTTGTCTGAACTGCGCTTCTGGCGACACCAAGTTAACGCCCAGATGCCTCAACGAAACCCGGCCTACGACCCTGACAAGGCCAATCAGTGGTGGAGTCGCGTCAAAGTCGAGCCAGTCGAGCCCCCAGGTGCGTATCGTCCCTAA
- a CDS encoding ATP-dependent helicase yields MARRITLRKAAGRSDWEAMLVGLNEVQRLAAAAPDGVNLILAGPGSGKTRVITHRVAWLIGQGVAPESILLTTFTRRAAREMVARLSSLVGPAADQVWAGTFHQIANRLLRRREFAEALGYQSNFSILDAEDALDLVAQAIDELGLGTRGRSSTRRGGSESGCGEAGGPLKPSTVQAALSLALNTRTGLPRIVEERFPELSGRIEQVEAIARTYAAKKRAANAMDYDDLLVQWMRLMEQRPDARDRMAREFTHLLVDEMQDTNTLQIEIVETLAAAGAGNLTAVGDDAQSIYRFRGANYDNLLKFPERHPGCRVFRLEINYRSTPEIVAFTNDSIRHNVEGFPKTLISARPASHLKPLAAATSNAYEESDLICQLIQEAVEAGRRLGEIAVLYRNHHDSIVLQGDLVTRGLKYTVRSGLRFFEQAHIKDVLAHLRVLSNPRDETAWRRLLLLLPGIGPAAASRILETILPTANPLDTLATAEAMASAPPRARGRFAAFVADLAQIRAADPGNRPAEAVHAVLKSGYTEILKQKYEHPEQRLKDIEQLGVLAARYDALDRLVADLLLAGDVYGMDTLEPDEPAETLVLSTVHQAKGLEWSMVFVMRLIEESFPNARAVIEPGGLDEERRIFYVAITRAKDELILTYPHLLSRGGRGPVVLTKPSRFLQEIDVNLYERAIVSRDVEPF; encoded by the coding sequence ATGGCGCGTCGGATCACACTCAGGAAGGCCGCGGGGCGGTCCGATTGGGAAGCGATGCTGGTGGGTCTCAACGAGGTCCAGCGGCTGGCCGCAGCGGCTCCCGACGGGGTCAACCTGATTTTGGCTGGCCCCGGCTCGGGCAAAACCCGGGTCATCACCCATCGGGTCGCCTGGTTGATTGGTCAGGGAGTTGCCCCCGAGTCGATTCTGCTGACCACCTTCACCCGACGCGCCGCCAGGGAAATGGTGGCGCGTCTGAGCAGTCTGGTCGGTCCGGCCGCCGACCAGGTTTGGGCCGGAACCTTTCATCAGATCGCCAACCGCCTCCTGAGACGCCGAGAGTTCGCCGAGGCGTTGGGATATCAGTCCAACTTTTCCATCCTGGACGCCGAGGACGCGCTGGACTTGGTGGCCCAGGCCATCGACGAACTGGGTCTGGGGACGCGCGGCCGTTCCTCTACGCGACGCGGCGGTTCGGAGTCAGGTTGTGGCGAGGCGGGCGGACCCTTGAAACCCTCTACGGTCCAGGCGGCCTTAAGCTTGGCTCTGAACACGCGGACCGGCTTACCGCGGATCGTGGAGGAGCGGTTCCCCGAGTTGAGTGGCCGCATCGAGCAGGTCGAGGCGATCGCCCGCACCTACGCCGCCAAAAAGCGGGCGGCCAACGCGATGGACTACGACGATCTGCTGGTCCAGTGGATGAGGCTGATGGAACAACGACCCGACGCCCGCGACCGCATGGCCCGCGAGTTCACGCATCTGCTGGTCGATGAAATGCAGGATACCAACACTCTTCAGATCGAGATCGTAGAAACCCTAGCCGCTGCCGGCGCGGGCAACCTGACCGCGGTGGGCGACGACGCCCAGTCGATCTACCGCTTCCGGGGAGCCAACTACGACAATCTGCTCAAGTTCCCCGAACGTCACCCCGGTTGCCGCGTCTTCCGGCTCGAAATCAATTATCGATCCACCCCGGAGATCGTCGCCTTCACCAACGATTCCATCCGGCACAATGTCGAGGGGTTTCCCAAAACGCTGATCTCAGCGCGTCCAGCGTCCCACCTCAAACCGCTCGCCGCAGCCACCTCCAACGCCTACGAGGAGTCGGATCTGATTTGCCAACTCATTCAGGAGGCGGTCGAAGCTGGCCGTCGCCTTGGCGAGATCGCCGTACTCTACCGCAACCACCACGATAGTATCGTGTTACAGGGGGACCTCGTCACTCGGGGCCTCAAGTACACCGTGCGCAGCGGCCTCAGGTTCTTCGAGCAAGCGCACATCAAAGACGTGCTGGCGCATCTGCGGGTCCTCTCCAACCCGCGCGACGAGACGGCTTGGAGGCGTTTGCTGCTGCTGTTGCCAGGAATCGGTCCAGCGGCCGCGAGTCGGATTCTCGAGACCATCCTGCCTACCGCCAATCCTTTGGACACGCTAGCAACTGCCGAGGCGATGGCCTCGGCACCCCCTCGCGCCCGGGGACGCTTCGCCGCCTTTGTGGCCGACCTGGCCCAAATACGAGCCGCCGACCCCGGCAACCGTCCCGCCGAGGCCGTCCATGCCGTCCTCAAAAGTGGTTATACGGAGATTCTGAAACAAAAGTACGAACATCCCGAACAACGTCTTAAGGATATTGAACAATTGGGCGTGCTGGCCGCCCGCTACGACGCGCTAGATCGTCTGGTGGCCGACCTGCTTTTGGCCGGCGACGTTTACGGCATGGACACCCTGGAGCCGGACGAACCGGCCGAAACCCTCGTCCTCAGCACGGTGCATCAGGCCAAGGGGTTGGAGTGGTCGATGGTGTTCGTGATGCGTTTGATCGAGGAATCCTTCCCCAACGCCCGCGCGGTGATCGAACCCGGCGGGCTCGACGAAGAGCGTCGGATCTTCTACGTCGCCATCACCCGCGCCAAGGACGAGTTGATCTTGACCTACCCCCACCTGCTCTCACGCGGAGGGCGGGGGCCGGTGGTTCTGACCAAACCCAGCCGGTTCCTCCAAGAGATTGATGTTAACCTGTATGAGCGAGCCATTGTTTCTCGGGACGTTGAACCCTTCTGA
- a CDS encoding HD domain-containing protein, translated as MALHDKYRKKYRQADRRAEDSARVRQRIADEAARRLLPRIVEAVDSSASAESQRDGRLDLDRLDTATLYEAKRKAAAVLGVRVRPGELPADTEVRLRLVELARRPGSNALAPMPQPEDSKPDQDPNGLNHDPSSHLDRFQIYRMTLLPLEQVKQDPIRHPEGDALYHALQVFDQARRRLPYDEEFLLAALLHDVGMAIDPRDHVAAGLEALRGAISQRSAWLIRHHHTNVTDSLRRSCPDPHWIEDLKLLRECDLAGRVPGVAVETLDEVLEFLRQLADDDGDGDLEAEAPPS; from the coding sequence ATGGCCCTCCACGACAAATATCGGAAAAAATATCGTCAAGCCGATCGTCGCGCCGAGGATTCGGCCCGGGTTCGCCAACGGATCGCCGACGAGGCGGCCCGACGGTTGCTCCCCCGCATTGTGGAGGCGGTCGACTCCTCGGCCTCGGCCGAGTCGCAACGCGATGGCCGCCTTGATCTGGATCGTTTGGATACCGCCACACTCTACGAGGCCAAACGCAAAGCCGCGGCGGTGCTGGGTGTGCGGGTGCGTCCCGGCGAGCTTCCCGCCGACACCGAAGTGCGGCTGCGTCTGGTCGAACTGGCCCGCCGGCCTGGATCCAACGCTTTGGCTCCCATGCCCCAACCCGAGGACTCGAAGCCAGACCAAGACCCAAACGGTCTAAACCACGACCCCTCTTCTCATCTTGACCGCTTCCAGATTTACCGCATGACGCTTCTGCCTTTGGAGCAGGTCAAACAGGATCCAATCCGCCACCCTGAAGGGGACGCGCTCTATCATGCGCTTCAAGTCTTCGACCAGGCCCGACGGCGGTTGCCCTACGATGAGGAATTCCTCCTGGCTGCGTTGCTGCACGATGTCGGCATGGCGATCGACCCCCGCGACCACGTCGCCGCTGGTCTAGAGGCGCTTCGTGGCGCGATCTCCCAGCGCTCCGCCTGGCTCATCCGCCACCATCACACCAACGTGACCGATTCGCTTCGGCGCTCCTGTCCCGACCCGCATTGGATCGAGGACCTCAAGCTCCTGCGCGAATGCGACTTGGCTGGTCGCGTGCCCGGCGTGGCCGTCGAGACGCTGGACGAGGTTCTCGAGTTCCTCCGACAACTCGCCGACGACGATGGCGACGGCGACTTGGAAGCGGAAGCCCCCCCATCCTGA